One genomic segment of Camelus ferus isolate YT-003-E chromosome 19, BCGSAC_Cfer_1.0, whole genome shotgun sequence includes these proteins:
- the FAM217B gene encoding protein FAM217B isoform X1, protein MSQRDNTICSGGEESFPNIRGIKKPPPQLSSSSSGLGKNISHTTAETFHQTLDDDQPCVFFKERNRVNESYQKSSNMNAGPSWNKVQRSKNSSKKRQSKPRLPHVSPQPRSSLGAASRPAEDRLKGSISPGGDPERSPLGPRCRGASGTKLFLDFQAMKILKEDADEDSASDLSDSERIPIPPSPLTPPDLHLRAEEIDPVHFDLHPGQGHAEPEYCYPDFLPPPFNSWDLQDMAVLLNSEHRAEAVPRTGGFLGRYLDRLVQLEWLQVQTVQSEKGKGAKARPPMAPTASGALKSPGRSKLMASALSRPLQEGPLKSGPSRKKDFHCEGARPSWDMTEASSSPLDVLCGSRLCSQKQTLDTQTEEKKKKSHKSSRPQRWDLSCGDSGSPKVESSGNLRAPRPAVVILDSPDSYRAARAQGHANLKKKGNVGNCVRASLSSEKKLKTNGVKQNTYKFKS, encoded by the exons ATGTCACAAAGAGATAACACTATATG TTCTGGTGGTGAGGAGTCCTTTCCAAATATAAGAGGAATAAAGAAGCCACCTCCCCAGCTGTCATCGTCTTCCAGCGGGCTGGGCAAGAATATTTCACACACTACAGCAGAG ACATTTCACCAAACCCTAGATGATGATCAGCCATGTGTTTTTTTCAAGGAAAGGAATAGGGTGAATGAATCTTATCAGAAAAGCag CAACATGAATGCAGGCCCATCTTGGAATAAAGTGCAACGTTCAaagaattcttcaaaaaaaagaCAGAGTAAGCCCCGCCTCCCCCACGTTTCCCCCCAGCCAAGAAGCAGTCTCGGAGCTGCCTCCCGGCCCGCTGAGGACAGGCTGAAGGGGAGCATTTCTCCAGGAGGAGACCCCGAGAGGAGTCCCCTCGGGCCCAGGTGTCGGGGGGCCTCAGGGACCAAGTTGTTCCTGGACTTTCAGGCAATGAAAATTCTCAAAGAAGATGCTGATGAGGACAGTGCCAGCGACCTCTCTGATTCAGAAAGAATCCCCATTCCACCTTCGCCCCTCACGCCTCCAGATCTTCATCTTCGAGCTGAAGAGATTGATCCGGTTCACTTCGACCTCCACCCCGGGCAGGGCCATGCGGAGCCGGAGTACTGCTACCCTgacttcctcccacccccttttaaCTCCTGGGACCTGCAGGACATGGCTGTGCTTCTGAACTCAGAGCACAGGGCTGAGGCCGTGCCGCGAACCGGGGGGTTTCTCGGCAGGTACCTCGATAGGCTGGTCCAGCTCGAGTGGCTGCAGGTCCAGACGGTTCAGAGTGAAAAGGGAAAGGGGGCCAAAGCGAGGCCTCCCATGGCCCCCACCGCCTCTGGGGCTCTGAAAAGTCCCGGGAGAAGCAAGCTGATGGCCAGTGCTCTGTCCAGGCCTCTCCAGGAAGGGCCTCTGAAGTCAGGCCCTTCACGAAAGAAGGACTTCCACTGCGAAGGTGCCCGTCCGTCCTGGGACATGACCgaggcctcctccagccccctcgATGTGCTGTGTGGCAGCAGGCTGTGTTCTCAGAAGCAAACCCTGGACACGCagacagaggagaagaaaaagaaatcacacaagAGCTCCAGGCCCCAGCGCTGGGACCTGTCCTGCGGTGACAGCGGTAGCCCTAAGGTGGAGAGCAGCGGTAACCTCCGTGCTCCCAGACCCGCAGTGGTCATTCTGGACTCCCCGGACTCCTACAGGGCCGCCAGGGCCCAGGGGCACGCGAACCTTAAGAAGAAGGGCAATGTAGGTAACTGTGTCCGCGCCTCTCTCTCCAGTGAGAAAAAGCTCAAAACGAATGGAGTGAAACAGAACACGTATAAATTCAAATCATAA
- the FAM217B gene encoding protein FAM217B isoform X2 yields MNAGPSWNKVQRSKNSSKKRQSKPRLPHVSPQPRSSLGAASRPAEDRLKGSISPGGDPERSPLGPRCRGASGTKLFLDFQAMKILKEDADEDSASDLSDSERIPIPPSPLTPPDLHLRAEEIDPVHFDLHPGQGHAEPEYCYPDFLPPPFNSWDLQDMAVLLNSEHRAEAVPRTGGFLGRYLDRLVQLEWLQVQTVQSEKGKGAKARPPMAPTASGALKSPGRSKLMASALSRPLQEGPLKSGPSRKKDFHCEGARPSWDMTEASSSPLDVLCGSRLCSQKQTLDTQTEEKKKKSHKSSRPQRWDLSCGDSGSPKVESSGNLRAPRPAVVILDSPDSYRAARAQGHANLKKKGNVGNCVRASLSSEKKLKTNGVKQNTYKFKS; encoded by the coding sequence ATGAATGCAGGCCCATCTTGGAATAAAGTGCAACGTTCAaagaattcttcaaaaaaaagaCAGAGTAAGCCCCGCCTCCCCCACGTTTCCCCCCAGCCAAGAAGCAGTCTCGGAGCTGCCTCCCGGCCCGCTGAGGACAGGCTGAAGGGGAGCATTTCTCCAGGAGGAGACCCCGAGAGGAGTCCCCTCGGGCCCAGGTGTCGGGGGGCCTCAGGGACCAAGTTGTTCCTGGACTTTCAGGCAATGAAAATTCTCAAAGAAGATGCTGATGAGGACAGTGCCAGCGACCTCTCTGATTCAGAAAGAATCCCCATTCCACCTTCGCCCCTCACGCCTCCAGATCTTCATCTTCGAGCTGAAGAGATTGATCCGGTTCACTTCGACCTCCACCCCGGGCAGGGCCATGCGGAGCCGGAGTACTGCTACCCTgacttcctcccacccccttttaaCTCCTGGGACCTGCAGGACATGGCTGTGCTTCTGAACTCAGAGCACAGGGCTGAGGCCGTGCCGCGAACCGGGGGGTTTCTCGGCAGGTACCTCGATAGGCTGGTCCAGCTCGAGTGGCTGCAGGTCCAGACGGTTCAGAGTGAAAAGGGAAAGGGGGCCAAAGCGAGGCCTCCCATGGCCCCCACCGCCTCTGGGGCTCTGAAAAGTCCCGGGAGAAGCAAGCTGATGGCCAGTGCTCTGTCCAGGCCTCTCCAGGAAGGGCCTCTGAAGTCAGGCCCTTCACGAAAGAAGGACTTCCACTGCGAAGGTGCCCGTCCGTCCTGGGACATGACCgaggcctcctccagccccctcgATGTGCTGTGTGGCAGCAGGCTGTGTTCTCAGAAGCAAACCCTGGACACGCagacagaggagaagaaaaagaaatcacacaagAGCTCCAGGCCCCAGCGCTGGGACCTGTCCTGCGGTGACAGCGGTAGCCCTAAGGTGGAGAGCAGCGGTAACCTCCGTGCTCCCAGACCCGCAGTGGTCATTCTGGACTCCCCGGACTCCTACAGGGCCGCCAGGGCCCAGGGGCACGCGAACCTTAAGAAGAAGGGCAATGTAGGTAACTGTGTCCGCGCCTCTCTCTCCAGTGAGAAAAAGCTCAAAACGAATGGAGTGAAACAGAACACGTATAAATTCAAATCATAA